GCGTCAGCTTCACCGTCAGAGATCTTTTTAATTAACGAATTGTCACGCTTAACGCCACTAATTAGTTTTTGTTCACTCGCTTTTACTGGTTTTGCTTTACGCATTTGAATGAGCGAGAAAATACCGTCTGCGTCGCCGTTAAAAACATCTATGTAGGTCATCCGTGGAGCTTCCTTTACTGCGTACTGAATGGGGTTAAAGACTACCAAAAAGTTATGTTTATTACACCGATTTTGCAAAACAATGCGCGGCTGTGCATAATTCCTGAAATTGTAATGAAAGACGCTTATGCAAAAACCTGTCACGTACATCATTGTCGGAATGAACCGAGGAGGAACCTCCGCTATTGCAGCTTCATTTAACGCTGCCGGTATTCCACTTGGAGAGTCGTTCTATCCGCCTATTTTTGAAGACAAAGCACTTGGAACTGCATTTCGTGCAAAGAAGTGGCGTGAAGTAAAGCGGCTTGCACAGCAATACAAGGCGAGTTTCGGCACCTACGCTTGGAAGCTTCCCGACAGTATTTGGAAGCTGCCTAAAGTACACAAGCTTTTCATAAATCCCAGGTACGTGTTTGTGTATCGAGATCCTTTTGCAATTGCTACACGGGTGCAAGAATTGCATCATAGAGAGCTGTCGGAGGGAATTCGAAATGTAAATCGCGGTTATGAAAACGTCGCTAAGTTTGTTAAACGCTACCAACCCGATGCACTTCATGTGTCGTACGAGAAGCTTCTTCTAAACCCAAAAGCCTATGCGGAATCACTCCTTACATTTTTGGGGTCAGATCACTCCGATGACCGTGTATCAGCTATTGAGTCTGTCATTCAACCAAACGGTGAAGTTTATAATCGTTGGGTGAGAAAAACACAGCAAGGAAAGGCGCTGAAAGAACAGGGGTTGTGGGGGTACTTAGATAGTGTGGGAGATAATAAGGTTAGAGGCTGGATAGTCGCCTCGGACCAGGGCCCCTTAGTAGTTGACATCTTTATGAATGATATAAAGGTTGGCTCAGCTAAAGTTGAGCGTGAGCGCAAAGATTTAGTAGAGAGAGGGGTGATTACACGAGCAAACCAACATGCAGGGTTCTTATTCGAGATCACTCAACCCATCGCGCCCGGTGAGCAAATTAGTGTTAGAGAGCAAAGTACCGGTTTAGAGCTTATTGGCTCGCCCAAATAGTTGTGACCGCCACTCGAAATCACACTTGACCTAAACGCTCACGGGGAACCGCATAAAGATCAGTCCCTGTGTGGTAACAGTTGTGGTGTGAAACATAAAAGGCATAATTATCTATGTTTCTCATCACCCATAGGGGGAGCTCAAACAAATCACGCGCATGGTGATAAATACTCAGTTGAATTATCGGGCGAAAGCGTTCCAATGTTTCTTTTGCACCAAGCAATGCGGGCATCTCGTGCCCTTCAACATCGTACTTAATCAAATCTACGGTTGGAAGACGCATCGACGTCACAAGATAATCGATAGGGAGTAGCTCTACCTCTGTCCCCTCAGCGCCAAGAGTGGAACTCCCTCCCGCCTCACGCAAGCGACTCTGCATCCGAACGTCAGACGCTCCTGCACACACCGGATGAATACCGAGTAATTTCGTTAACTTTAGCCGTTTGAAATTTGTTGGAGAAGGCTCCATTGCAATTACGCTACCCTTTCTGCTAACCGCTCGACGAAATGCAATCGCAGAGCCGCCAGTGTATGCGCCAACGTCAATTACAACATTCCCCGGTCGGGCTTGCGCTAAAGGATGAAAGTACTCAGGATATGGCGCCGTTCGGTAGAAGCCAGCATCACAAGACACCCGAGCGCGCACGCAAGCGGCATAACTGAGTCGTGATGCATCATCTTCTAATTGTGAGTAAACCGATGATAGTGCATCTATGTGTGACTCGAGATACTGACTGTCAGCACGGCCCTTTGACTGCCTCCACTCAGAAAGACCATCCAGCCAAAAGCAGCGGGCGATCGCCTCTGAAGGTCCGTTGAACCAGCGCTTATGCGGAGAGCCACAAAAGACCACAGGAATCTTTGAGTCTCTGAAATGCAGCGTAGCTCGCCCTCCCGTACCCACCGCCTTTAGACCTCGTACCCGAAGCCTCTTAAGCCGCGAGTCACGCAATGCGCTCGCAATAGCTCTTGCCGAACCCGCCAAGAGCACCTCTGAACCCTCCGGTATCGCCGCAACCGACTGACGAAATAAAGGGGTATCCCAAACAGCATTTTCAAGCGACATTAAGCACATACGCCACCACTGCATCGGCGGCAGCTTCCACGCTCATTTCCGCCGTTCTTAAATGAATTTCTGGGCTTTCGGGAGCTTCGTACGGCGAGGAAATGCCGGTGAAGTGTGGAATCTCGCCAGCGCGCGCCTTTTTGTAAAGCCCTTTCGGGTCGCGTTGCTCACAAATCTCGATGGGTGTGTCTACGAACACTTCAATGAAGTGAGCACCTCCTATCGCTCTGGCCTGCGCTCGGTCTTCTTTAAAAGGCGAAATAAAAGCGGTGCCGACTATTAGACCAGCATCTACGAAAAGCTTGGCAACTTCGGTAATACGGCGAATGTTTTCCACGCGCGAGGTGTCGTCGAAGCCGAGATCTTTATTCAGTCCATGGCGCACGTTGTCACCATCAAGAAGATAGGTATGGCAACCGCGTTCAAATAGCTTGCGATCCACCGCATTCGCAATCGTCGACTTGCCAGAACCACTCAAGCCGGTGTACCACAACAAAGCGGGCTTGTGCCCATTCAACGCCACTCGGTCGTCGTGCGACACCGAAGTGTTGTGCCAAACAATGTTTTCTTTCATTTTGCTCCTCGATTCTCGGTCAGGTTTCAACCTGACCTGCGTACTGACATGTTCCCAAATTTAGGAAGCCCGTATACATAGGTCAGACTGAAGTCTGACCGAGCTCAAAACGGGAACACCGCCGGTATGAGTACTAAACAGCTGGCGATATACGTTACGGCCACCGGTGCGCCGGTTTGTAAAAAGTGCTTGAGACGGTAGTTGCTGGCGTTGAATACCATCAAATTGGTTTGGTACCCGTAAGGCGTTAAAAAGCTTGCCGACGCCGCAAACGCGACCCCCATGACCATGGGAAACGGATCGACGCCCAGCCCCTGTGCCAAGCTGTAGGCTATCGGAAACATTAAAGCCGCCGCGGCGTTGTTTGTAATGAGCTCGGTGAGTAAATAGGTCATTAAAAATACGCCTGCAAAGGTAACAAACGGCGCATGCCCTGCCAATGCCGTGCCTGCAAAATCACCAATGGCCACCGAGAGCCCCGTGGTCTCCATCGCCGATGCAATACAAAGCGCACTTGTAACGATCAACCAAATCTCCACTGGGAACCGCCGTTTAATTTCATTCGAGTTCAAACAGCCGGTGAACAATAATACCGAGAGCAATAGCAAAGCCGCCAAGAATAAAGAACTGCCCGTAATTACAGTACCCGCGATCATTGCCACAAAGCCCCAAAGGGTCACTCTTTCGCGCCAGCCACTCAACATCGAGTCTGGGTTCACACCACTTAATACGAAAAAGTTCTTCGAAATATTATGGCGAGAGGAGAAGTCGGGACCGGTGGCGAGCAACAAAAAGTCACCAGGTTGCAAAAACACCTCTCCCAATTTCCCAGTCACACGCCCACCTTCTCGGCGAATCGCCACAACTGCAGCGTCGAAACGCGCACGAAAACCGGTACTCTTTAAGCTTTTCCCTACCAATACCGAGTCTTCTTTAATAATCACTTCAGTGAGTTGTTGCGTGGTTAAACCATTGTCTTCTGCAAACAAGGTAATACCAGGAAACTGCTTGAGCGCCATTACTTTCGAAACATTCCCCGAAAAAATGAGCTTATCCCCAGCTTCCAGCACGTCATATCGAGCCACCGGGCGAATTATTTCCCGTTTCCGAATAATTTCCGCCAAAAAGAGCTCGTCTAAATGGCGAAGTCCTGCCCCTTCCACCGTTTTCCCGACTAAAGGCGAGTCTGCAGCTAAACGAGCTTCAACGAAATATTCCGATACTTCAGACTTCTTCTCCTGATCTTCGGGCAACCAGTAGGTCATCACAAAAAGCACCAACAAGCCTGCAACAGTTACCCCCAAGCCAACGAGGGTAAAGTCAAAGAACTGAAAGCCGGAGTGGCCGGTACCTGTAAACATCGAGTTCACGATCAGATTGGTGGAAGTACCGATAAGCGTGAGCGTGCCGCCCATAATGGCGGCGTAAGAGAGGGGAATAAGTAGTTTTGAGGGTGCAACATACTTGTTAGAGCGCACTGAGTTAAGCATTGCGGCCACTACTGCGGTGTTGTTCAGCACGGAAGAAGCCAGCGCTGAAAAACCCATGGTGCGCCAAATGCTTGCCGTGATAGAACGACTAAATAAATAGCTCGATACTTTACGAAGTAGGCTGGTTTTTTCTAACGCGAAGGAGATCAGAATAAGCAACACTAAGGTGGCTAACCCAGGGTTCGCCGCATTTGAAAGCATGGTTTCTGGCGAAACCCAGCCCATCAGCACTGTGACCAACATACCCCCACCAAAAATGGCAGGCGCCTGCTGCTGGAAGCGGATCAAAAGCAGGATAATTCCTACAATCGTGCATATCAGCAAAACCACATTAGATCCTCTGAATCAGCCTCGGTCAGGTTTCAACCTGACCTGCCTCTATCCATATTCCTCGATCTCGGAAGCCCGTATACACAGGTCAGACTGAAGTCTGACCGAAAGTCCAGCTCAACGCTCATGACAGCAGATCCTTAGCGCCCCAGTGCGGGAAGTGCTTGCGAATGAGCTGGTTCAGCTCTACTTCGAACTCGCTGAATTCATGCGTTTCTGCTTCAGAAGCCTCATGCCCTTTTAGCGCTGAATCAATCATGCCCGCACCTACGGTTACATTACTCATGCGGTCGATCAAAATAAACGCACCGGTTTGCTTATTCGTTTGATACGCATCGAACGCTACGGGCTCATTCACTTGCAAATCGACCAAGCCAATTTCGTTCAGCTCAAGTTTCCCAGCTTCCACTTCTTCAAGTGTGTTTACATCAATACGATGATGCAGCTTCTCCACTTTTCCAGTGGTCAGTTTGCAGGTGAACTTCACATAATATTCACGGTGTGCTTCCAGTGCTTTTTCATGCATCCACACCACTTTCGCGCGCATGCGAGTAGAAACATGCGGAAGCTCATCTTTACGCACAATCATATTGCCGCGAGAAACATCCACCTCGTCGTTCAAGGTCAATGTCACGGCCATAGGCGCAACCGCTTCTTCGAGTTCACCATCGAAAGTAACAATCGACTTCACGGTCGAAATCGTGCCGGAAGGCAGCACGCGTATGGTATCACCCACTCGAATGGCACCCGAGGCAATCGTGCCTTGAAAACCACGAAAATCAGAATTTGGGCGCGAAACAAGCTGTACAGGAAAACGAAAATCTTGCTTGTCAGAGTTCTCAAGCACATCAAGATTCTCAAGATACTCCATCAAAGTAGAGCCACGGAACCAGCTCAAATGCTCCGA
This genomic interval from Idiomarinaceae bacterium HL-53 contains the following:
- a CDS encoding Sulfotransferase family protein, whose translation is MQKPVTYIIVGMNRGGTSAIAASFNAAGIPLGESFYPPIFEDKALGTAFRAKKWREVKRLAQQYKASFGTYAWKLPDSIWKLPKVHKLFINPRYVFVYRDPFAIATRVQELHHRELSEGIRNVNRGYENVAKFVKRYQPDALHVSYEKLLLNPKAYAESLLTFLGSDHSDDRVSAIESVIQPNGEVYNRWVRKTQQGKALKEQGLWGYLDSVGDNKVRGWIVASDQGPLVVDIFMNDIKVGSAKVERERKDLVERGVITRANQHAGFLFEITQPIAPGEQISVREQSTGLELIGSPK
- a CDS encoding methyltransferase, FkbM family — encoded protein: MQWWRMCLMSLENAVWDTPLFRQSVAAIPEGSEVLLAGSARAIASALRDSRLKRLRVRGLKAVGTGGRATLHFRDSKIPVVFCGSPHKRWFNGPSEAIARCFWLDGLSEWRQSKGRADSQYLESHIDALSSVYSQLEDDASRLSYAACVRARVSCDAGFYRTAPYPEYFHPLAQARPGNVVIDVGAYTGGSAIAFRRAVSRKGSVIAMEPSPTNFKRLKLTKLLGIHPVCAGASDVRMQSRLREAGGSSTLGAEGTEVELLPIDYLVTSMRLPTVDLIKYDVEGHEMPALLGAKETLERFRPIIQLSIYHHARDLFELPLWVMRNIDNYAFYVSHHNCYHTGTDLYAVPRERLGQV
- a CDS encoding adenylylsulfate kinase — its product is MKENIVWHNTSVSHDDRVALNGHKPALLWYTGLSGSGKSTIANAVDRKLFERGCHTYLLDGDNVRHGLNKDLGFDDTSRVENIRRITEVAKLFVDAGLIVGTAFISPFKEDRAQARAIGGAHFIEVFVDTPIEICEQRDPKGLYKKARAGEIPHFTGISSPYEAPESPEIHLRTAEMSVEAAADAVVAYVLNVA
- a CDS encoding Di-and tricarboxylate transporter, whose protein sequence is MVLLICTIVGIILLLIRFQQQAPAIFGGGMLVTVLMGWVSPETMLSNAANPGLATLVLLILISFALEKTSLLRKVSSYLFSRSITASIWRTMGFSALASSVLNNTAVVAAMLNSVRSNKYVAPSKLLIPLSYAAIMGGTLTLIGTSTNLIVNSMFTGTGHSGFQFFDFTLVGLGVTVAGLLVLFVMTYWLPEDQEKKSEVSEYFVEARLAADSPLVGKTVEGAGLRHLDELFLAEIIRKREIIRPVARYDVLEAGDKLIFSGNVSKVMALKQFPGITLFAEDNGLTTQQLTEVIIKEDSVLVGKSLKSTGFRARFDAAVVAIRREGGRVTGKLGEVFLQPGDFLLLATGPDFSSRHNISKNFFVLSGVNPDSMLSGWRERVTLWGFVAMIAGTVITGSSLFLAALLLLSVLLFTGCLNSNEIKRRFPVEIWLIVTSALCIASAMETTGLSVAIGDFAGTALAGHAPFVTFAGVFLMTYLLTELITNNAAAALMFPIAYSLAQGLGVDPFPMVMGVAFAASASFLTPYGYQTNLMVFNASNYRLKHFLQTGAPVAVTYIASCLVLIPAVFPF
- a CDS encoding sulfate adenylyltransferase subunit 1; translation: MSHASPLIEKDILAYLKQHEEKELLRFITCGSVDDGKSTLIGRLLHDSKMIFEDQLAAITEDSKKSGTQGDEVDLALLVDGLQSEREQGITIDVAYRYFSTDKRKFIIADTPGHEQYTRNMATGASTCDLAIILVDARHGVQVQTRRHSFICSLLGIKHVIVAVNKMDLVEYSQERYKEIQEEYLKLAGSLDIPDIRFVPISALKGDNVVNRSEHLSWFRGSTLMEYLENLDVLENSDKQDFRFPVQLVSRPNSDFRGFQGTIASGAIRVGDTIRVLPSGTISTVKSIVTFDGELEEAVAPMAVTLTLNDEVDVSRGNMIVRKDELPHVSTRMRAKVVWMHEKALEAHREYYVKFTCKLTTGKVEKLHHRIDVNTLEEVEAGKLELNEIGLVDLQVNEPVAFDAYQTNKQTGAFILIDRMSNVTVGAGMIDSALKGHEASEAETHEFSEFEVELNQLIRKHFPHWGAKDLLS